In Rheinheimera sp. MM224, one DNA window encodes the following:
- the astE gene encoding succinylglutamate desuccinylase codes for MKPEELLQQLQHHPDFLKLTLAHADFLPFASYQLENGTQIQIWDTGVIYCQPKQFGQQDIVLSSGVHGNETAPVELCSELLNDVLAEKLLLKERVLFLFGNPPAINAGVREIQDNLNRLFSGHHSKEPGVQSAERERAKKLETYVLKFFDEAPQDLRERKLYDLHTAIRGSRFEKFAVYPFLHGENWSKAQFEFLKACGANTVLLMQTPASTFSYFAAQSCKAHGFTIELGKVRPFGQNDMSRFTQAASALRALISGGDLHTTEFNEADFNLYEVRRSINKTTEAFKLHFADTIENFTTFDVGTLLASDEGVEYKVEVEGEAIIFPNPKVAIGQRAMLMVKPVSVAGKVS; via the coding sequence ATGAAGCCTGAAGAGTTGTTGCAGCAATTGCAGCACCACCCTGATTTTTTAAAGCTCACCTTAGCCCATGCTGATTTTTTACCCTTTGCCAGCTATCAACTTGAAAACGGCACACAAATTCAGATTTGGGATACAGGTGTGATCTATTGCCAGCCTAAGCAGTTTGGCCAGCAGGATATAGTGCTTTCAAGTGGTGTACATGGTAATGAAACTGCGCCAGTTGAGCTTTGTTCCGAGCTGTTAAATGACGTATTAGCCGAAAAGTTACTACTGAAAGAGCGGGTGCTGTTTTTATTTGGTAATCCACCGGCTATCAATGCTGGAGTGCGGGAAATTCAGGATAACCTCAATCGCTTATTCTCTGGCCATCACAGTAAAGAGCCTGGTGTACAAAGCGCTGAGCGCGAGCGGGCGAAAAAGTTAGAAACCTATGTGCTGAAATTTTTCGACGAAGCGCCGCAAGATTTACGTGAGCGTAAACTTTATGATCTGCACACTGCTATTCGCGGTTCTCGTTTTGAGAAATTTGCTGTGTATCCATTTCTACATGGTGAAAACTGGAGCAAAGCCCAATTTGAGTTTTTGAAGGCCTGCGGTGCTAATACAGTGCTTCTGATGCAAACTCCCGCCAGTACTTTTAGTTATTTTGCCGCCCAAAGCTGCAAGGCGCATGGTTTTACCATTGAGCTGGGGAAAGTCCGGCCTTTTGGTCAAAACGATATGAGCCGTTTTACTCAGGCTGCATCGGCGCTCAGGGCTTTAATTTCAGGCGGCGATCTTCATACCACAGAGTTTAATGAAGCCGATTTTAACCTCTATGAAGTGCGCCGTTCTATCAATAAAACCACAGAAGCTTTCAAGTTGCATTTTGCCGACACTATTGAAAACTTCACTACTTTTGATGTCGGTACTCTTCTTGCGAGTGACGAGGGCGTTGAGTACAAAGTGGAAGTGGAAGGTGAAGCTATTATTTTCCCTAACCCTAAAGTGGCTATTGGTCAGCGCGCAATGCTGATGGTAAAACCTGTTTCAGTGGCTGGAAAAGTGAGTTAA
- a CDS encoding endonuclease, which translates to MKQITTLSLLTAALYSGASFANLLITEVLYDAPTNDNTEEFVELYNNSCTAINLQGYNLQDNGGSFNLSGTVAPRSYFLVAKNSAAMQSLYGKTPELAGLSLAFGNSGDYVKLRNGSTEVDAVGWENGLSGWSINAVDKSISRNKTTDNNLASDWVVSANSGNPGTGVFTATCSGGGDTGGGTPPVVNLPTYYAAAVGKSGSELKAALNSILRGHVRLTYSQVWDALSYTDEDPNNTNNVILLYAGRSEAKTFRAGQTNSLDAWNREHVWAKSHGFPSESQYAYTDIHHLRPADVSINSSRGNKDFDLGGTALTEAPENKTDSDSFEPRNAVKGDVARMMFYMDVRYEGGDETSTPNLILRNFAPTGSSAPEMGKLCVLLQWHIQDPVDSFESRRNNRIYEWQQNRNPFIDNPQWAQSIYGASCGL; encoded by the coding sequence ATGAAACAGATCACAACCTTATCACTGCTTACTGCAGCCTTATACAGCGGTGCCAGCTTTGCCAATCTGCTGATCACTGAAGTGTTGTATGACGCTCCAACTAATGACAACACTGAAGAGTTTGTCGAACTTTATAACAACAGCTGCACTGCCATTAATCTGCAAGGCTATAACCTGCAGGATAACGGCGGCAGCTTTAATTTGTCTGGCACAGTGGCGCCACGCAGCTATTTTCTGGTGGCAAAAAACAGTGCAGCCATGCAAAGCCTGTATGGCAAAACACCAGAGCTAGCTGGTTTATCCCTGGCTTTTGGTAACAGTGGCGATTACGTCAAATTAAGAAATGGCAGCACAGAAGTTGATGCGGTGGGCTGGGAAAATGGCTTGTCCGGTTGGTCCATCAATGCTGTTGATAAATCCATTAGCCGCAATAAAACCACAGATAATAATCTGGCCTCAGATTGGGTGGTGTCTGCCAATTCAGGTAATCCTGGCACCGGCGTATTTACTGCAACCTGCAGTGGCGGTGGCGATACAGGAGGTGGCACTCCACCTGTTGTCAATTTACCCACTTATTACGCAGCCGCAGTGGGCAAATCTGGCAGCGAACTCAAAGCTGCGCTGAACAGCATTTTACGGGGTCACGTCCGCTTAACTTACAGTCAGGTGTGGGATGCGCTTTCCTATACAGATGAAGACCCAAATAATACCAATAATGTGATCCTGCTTTATGCTGGTCGCTCTGAAGCAAAAACCTTCCGCGCCGGCCAAACCAATTCATTGGATGCCTGGAATCGTGAGCATGTCTGGGCCAAAAGCCATGGTTTCCCCAGTGAAAGCCAATACGCTTACACCGATATCCATCATTTGCGACCTGCCGATGTGTCTATTAACTCCAGTCGCGGCAACAAAGACTTTGATCTAGGCGGCACAGCTTTGACTGAAGCGCCGGAAAACAAAACTGACAGCGACAGCTTTGAGCCACGTAATGCCGTCAAAGGTGATGTCGCGCGTATGATGTTTTATATGGATGTGCGCTACGAAGGGGGCGATGAAACCAGCACGCCAAACCTGATTTTACGTAACTTTGCACCTACCGGCAGTTCAGCGCCTGAAATGGGCAAATTGTGTGTATTGTTGCAATGGCATATACAAGATCCGGTGGATAGTTTTGAGTCCCGTCGTAATAACCGCATTTACGAGTGGCAACAAAACCGCAATCCTTTTATCGACAACCCACAATGGGCGCAGTCGATTTATGGAGCCAGCTGCGGTTTGTAG
- a CDS encoding M1 family metallopeptidase — protein MRVVLLLLFILAAKVQAGDPHSFSNFALVSHPQLTLDLTADFDKKQLSGFVELQLDWHHPDVRELILDSRDLSIEKVMGQSAEGRWLKLSHSFGDKSPNHGQALRIEFPAQFPKVRIYYHTSPQASGLQWLTKEQTSEKQQPFMYSQSQSIHARSWIPLQDTPAVRLNYQARIHTPKELLAVMGADNSANTDKDGDYFFRMPQAIPAYLIALAIGDLEFKAMSARTGVYAEKVWLDKAVAEFSDTEQMMQVASAMYGEYPWGRYDLLILPASFPFGGMENPRLSFITPTVIAGDKSLVSLIAHELAHSWSGNLVTNGSWHELWLNEGFTNYVENRIMEQVYGPERALLERQLSVQDLENDLDQLDAKDTLLVTDYTGRDPDDAFSQVPYVKGMLFLQFLEQRFGRAVFDPFLKNYFQTFAFQSMDTEKFLRYMRKTLLNDPDIVSMGEVLEWLYQPGLASTFVAPQSDAFKQVDQQLALWQKSGKLTDLQTNSWSIHHWLHFIGQLAATVDTAQLQQLDQGFGLSQSQNAEVATAWFKVALAKNYTQAQPALEKFLVKVGRRKFVVPLYQQLSQSPQTLSWAKTVYQKARAGYHPLTQSAVDKVLKLN, from the coding sequence ATGCGTGTTGTCCTGTTGTTGCTGTTTATCCTTGCTGCCAAAGTTCAGGCTGGTGATCCCCATAGTTTCAGCAACTTTGCGTTAGTCAGTCATCCACAGCTGACGTTGGATTTAACGGCCGATTTTGATAAAAAACAGCTTTCAGGTTTTGTCGAACTGCAACTGGACTGGCATCACCCTGATGTGCGCGAGCTTATTCTTGATAGCCGCGACCTGAGTATTGAAAAAGTCATGGGCCAATCCGCTGAAGGCCGATGGTTGAAGCTGAGCCACAGCTTTGGTGATAAGTCACCCAATCACGGCCAGGCGCTGCGCATTGAGTTTCCTGCGCAATTTCCTAAAGTGCGGATTTATTACCACACCAGCCCACAAGCTTCAGGGCTGCAATGGCTGACCAAAGAGCAAACCAGTGAAAAACAACAGCCTTTTATGTATAGCCAGTCGCAGTCTATTCATGCCCGTAGCTGGATCCCGCTGCAGGATACACCAGCAGTACGGCTGAATTATCAGGCCCGTATTCATACGCCCAAAGAATTGCTAGCGGTAATGGGGGCTGATAACAGTGCCAATACCGACAAAGACGGCGACTATTTTTTCCGTATGCCTCAGGCTATTCCGGCTTATCTGATAGCTCTTGCGATAGGGGACTTAGAATTTAAAGCCATGTCAGCGCGTACCGGAGTGTATGCTGAAAAAGTCTGGCTGGATAAAGCCGTGGCTGAGTTTTCTGATACAGAGCAGATGATGCAAGTGGCAAGCGCTATGTATGGCGAGTATCCATGGGGCCGTTATGACTTGTTGATATTACCGGCCAGTTTTCCTTTTGGTGGTATGGAAAACCCACGTTTGTCTTTTATTACACCCACTGTGATAGCAGGAGACAAAAGCCTGGTTAGTTTAATAGCTCATGAGCTGGCACATTCCTGGTCCGGCAATTTAGTCACCAATGGCAGCTGGCACGAGCTGTGGCTGAACGAAGGTTTCACCAATTATGTTGAAAACCGCATTATGGAGCAGGTGTATGGGCCAGAGCGTGCCTTGCTGGAGCGTCAGTTGTCCGTGCAGGACTTAGAAAATGATCTGGATCAGCTCGATGCCAAAGACACTTTATTGGTGACGGATTATACAGGCCGTGACCCGGATGACGCCTTCTCGCAGGTACCTTATGTCAAAGGCATGTTATTCCTGCAATTTTTAGAGCAACGTTTTGGTCGTGCTGTGTTTGATCCGTTCTTAAAAAACTATTTCCAGACTTTTGCTTTTCAAAGCATGGATACCGAAAAGTTTCTGCGTTATATGCGCAAAACCCTGCTGAACGACCCGGATATTGTTTCTATGGGCGAAGTACTGGAATGGCTGTATCAGCCTGGACTGGCCAGCACTTTTGTTGCGCCGCAATCAGATGCCTTTAAGCAGGTGGATCAACAACTGGCTTTATGGCAAAAAAGCGGCAAGCTGACGGATTTACAGACAAACAGCTGGAGTATTCACCATTGGTTACATTTTATCGGCCAATTGGCTGCTACTGTCGATACGGCCCAGCTCCAGCAGCTGGATCAAGGCTTTGGCTTGAGCCAGAGTCAAAATGCGGAAGTCGCAACAGCCTGGTTTAAGGTGGCGCTGGCAAAAAACTATACGCAAGCTCAACCTGCGCTGGAAAAGTTCTTAGTCAAGGTTGGACGGCGTAAGTTTGTGGTGCCTTTGTATCAGCAACTCAGCCAAAGCCCACAAACGCTTAGCTGGGCTAAAACTGTGTACCAGAAAGCCCGTGCTGGTTATCATCCTTTAACTCAGTCAGCTGTTGATAAGGTACTGAAGCTTAATTAA
- a CDS encoding alpha-ketoacid dehydrogenase subunit beta has protein sequence MAKMNMLQAINNALDLAMAKDDGVLCFGEDVGHFGGVFRATSKLQEKYGKARCFNTPLTEQGIAGFANGMAAQGMKPVAEIQFADYIFPAFDQIVNETAKFRYRSGNEFNVGGLVFRTPYGGGIAGGHYHSQSPEAYFAHTPGLKIVVPRDPAQAKGLLLAAINCPDPVIFFEPKKLYRASVGEVSEEYYEIPLGKAEVLQQGKDVTVLAWGAQMEIIQKAVDMAQAEGISCEVIDLRSIQPWDVDTVAESVMKTGRLVINHEAPLTGGFAAEIASTIQKKCFLHLESPIERVCGLDIPYPLALEKEYVPDHLKTYEAIKRSVNF, from the coding sequence ATGGCTAAGATGAATATGTTACAGGCGATCAACAACGCCTTAGATTTAGCCATGGCCAAAGACGATGGTGTATTGTGTTTTGGTGAAGACGTCGGCCACTTTGGTGGCGTATTTCGCGCGACCAGCAAATTGCAGGAAAAATACGGTAAAGCCCGTTGTTTTAATACGCCTTTAACTGAACAGGGTATCGCTGGTTTTGCCAACGGTATGGCGGCTCAGGGTATGAAACCTGTGGCTGAAATTCAGTTTGCTGATTACATTTTTCCAGCCTTTGACCAAATTGTGAATGAAACGGCTAAGTTCCGTTACCGCTCAGGCAATGAGTTTAATGTTGGTGGTTTAGTATTCCGCACGCCATACGGTGGTGGTATTGCGGGTGGTCATTACCACAGCCAGTCACCTGAAGCTTATTTTGCTCATACACCAGGTTTAAAAATTGTCGTTCCACGCGATCCTGCTCAGGCCAAAGGCTTGTTATTAGCAGCTATTAACTGCCCGGATCCGGTGATTTTCTTTGAACCTAAGAAACTGTACCGCGCTTCTGTGGGCGAAGTATCAGAAGAGTATTACGAAATTCCATTAGGCAAAGCCGAAGTGCTGCAACAAGGCAAAGACGTCACCGTATTAGCCTGGGGTGCGCAGATGGAAATTATCCAAAAAGCTGTGGATATGGCACAAGCTGAAGGCATTTCCTGTGAAGTGATTGACCTTCGTAGCATTCAGCCTTGGGATGTCGACACTGTGGCTGAATCGGTAATGAAAACCGGCCGTTTAGTTATTAACCATGAAGCGCCATTGACGGGTGGTTTTGCAGCTGAGATTGCATCAACCATTCAGAAAAAATGCTTCCTGCATCTGGAAAGCCCGATTGAACGGGTTTGTGGTCTGGATATTCCATACCCGCTGGCACTGGAAAAAGAATATGTGCCCGATCATCTGAAAACTTACGAAGCGATAAAACGCTCGGTTAATTTCTAA
- a CDS encoding protein kinase domain-containing protein: MDKHQLRNFYIPEEQSVYLLNANDAKKLKDWVALCISELEKLGYRQIELVGKGAYGFVFAGLDQKQQDVVFKFSRINLPPHIQERLADEGYMLSQAAHPNVPPFFTYQLVKKQGILMMGRAKGVDLEQYSLKHGRVPVRLLLDIATQLASLLLALRQHKKDGETAPIVHGDIKPSNIVYDESTNQISLVDWGSSVFAQLDSEGHYIGTNVMQLMSSDLQTSNARLGDVYFIGPEQRTGALSSPRFDEQGVASTLYALASGQSCRFGRKAIPARSLGLPMEFATMLDSMLADDLLLRQQAGDYFLKAMPRLHHLVTPDLPLLSTESVLPVWTSTKAQELDTVVYSSRKSFLREHSDEEGIQYIDDVQLERYYKNYLEGMGETEKAFVAAVSRLGRYPVVGGIAIHWQSSGVYIDSSLNLFDERLQKAFAVAVNNVVQLARSIAKVGIFKACLFDARQTIHIARDSTEQPFVVPEGTALKYELGQSQLDDSSAQHSYFEDGKDPDEQLVLPDSIMDDLAALNLIRHTGCIIFEVTPLYMKIHNYYRLLEPAAEAKFAALLQSILSKVSLISGEGVGGFMKLPHKDTRHFSHQSQQELCYYPANPMNYRKN; this comes from the coding sequence ATGGATAAACATCAGCTTCGTAACTTCTATATCCCCGAAGAGCAGTCGGTTTACCTGCTAAACGCCAATGACGCTAAAAAGCTCAAAGACTGGGTGGCGCTTTGTATCTCTGAACTGGAGAAACTGGGTTATCGTCAAATTGAGCTGGTGGGCAAGGGCGCTTATGGTTTTGTCTTTGCCGGCCTTGATCAAAAGCAGCAGGATGTGGTGTTTAAATTCTCCCGCATTAATTTACCACCTCATATTCAGGAGCGTCTGGCTGACGAAGGTTATATGTTGTCACAGGCTGCGCATCCGAATGTGCCGCCGTTTTTTACTTATCAGTTGGTGAAAAAGCAGGGCATTTTAATGATGGGCCGCGCCAAAGGCGTGGATCTGGAGCAATACAGCCTGAAGCACGGTCGTGTGCCGGTGCGATTATTGCTGGATATCGCCACTCAGCTTGCGAGTTTATTACTGGCTTTGCGCCAACATAAAAAAGACGGCGAAACTGCACCTATAGTGCATGGCGATATAAAACCTTCAAATATTGTCTACGACGAGAGCACCAATCAAATCAGTCTGGTGGATTGGGGCTCTTCGGTGTTTGCCCAGCTCGACAGTGAAGGCCATTACATTGGCACTAACGTGATGCAGCTGATGTCATCGGATTTACAGACCTCCAATGCCCGTTTAGGGGATGTGTATTTTATTGGTCCAGAGCAGCGAACCGGTGCTTTATCCAGCCCTCGTTTTGATGAGCAGGGTGTCGCCAGTACTTTGTATGCTCTGGCGTCCGGCCAGTCTTGCCGTTTTGGCCGCAAGGCGATACCTGCACGAAGCCTGGGTTTGCCGATGGAGTTTGCCACTATGCTCGACAGCATGCTGGCGGATGATTTGTTGTTACGTCAGCAAGCCGGTGATTATTTCTTAAAAGCTATGCCGCGATTACATCATTTGGTGACACCTGATTTGCCATTGCTAAGCACAGAGTCGGTGTTACCGGTCTGGACCAGCACCAAAGCACAGGAGCTGGACACAGTGGTCTACTCATCGCGTAAATCCTTTTTACGTGAACACAGTGATGAAGAAGGTATCCAGTACATAGATGACGTGCAGTTAGAGCGTTATTACAAAAACTACCTCGAGGGCATGGGGGAAACCGAAAAAGCTTTTGTGGCTGCTGTTAGCCGTTTAGGTCGTTATCCTGTGGTCGGTGGTATTGCTATCCATTGGCAAAGTTCCGGGGTTTATATTGACTCCAGCCTCAATCTGTTTGACGAGCGTCTGCAAAAAGCCTTTGCTGTTGCTGTCAATAATGTAGTGCAGTTGGCGCGTTCTATCGCCAAAGTGGGGATTTTTAAAGCCTGTTTATTTGATGCCCGCCAGACCATTCACATAGCGCGCGACAGCACAGAACAGCCTTTTGTGGTGCCAGAAGGCACGGCGCTTAAATACGAGCTGGGCCAGAGCCAACTGGACGATAGCAGCGCTCAGCACAGTTATTTTGAAGATGGTAAAGACCCTGATGAGCAACTGGTGTTGCCGGATAGTATTATGGATGACCTGGCTGCACTTAATTTAATTCGCCACACCGGCTGTATTATTTTTGAAGTCACCCCTTTGTATATGAAAATACACAACTATTACCGTTTGCTTGAACCTGCAGCTGAAGCGAAATTTGCAGCTTTATTGCAGAGTATTCTGTCAAAAGTATCTTTAATCAGCGGTGAGGGTGTGGGCGGCTTTATGAAGTTACCGCACAAAGATACCCGGCATTTCAGCCACCAGAGCCAGCAGGAACTTTGTTATTATCCTGCCAATCCTATGAATTACCGTAAGAATTAG
- a CDS encoding dihydrolipoyllysine-residue acetyltransferase has translation MKKDFILPDIGEGIVECEIVEWLVKEGDRIAEDQPVCDVMTDKALVQIPAVYDGVVTKLYYAKGDIAKVHAPLFEMDTDGVAPAATPASATTQTAPAAVATGKQLEDFILPDIGEGIVECEIVEWLIKEGDVLAEDQPVCDVMTDKALVQIPAKYAGKVVKLHYAKGEIAKVHSPLFQQEIAGASTAAPAVVAAPVAAPVCAAKAASVAAASTAAPAGNGKALASPAVRRLARELSIDLSLVPGSGDKGRVYKDDVKAYANGGATSAVAKVAATPVKAATATAVVTSTGGSRVEPIKGIKAAMARQMQDSVSTIPHFTYCEEIDLTELIALRGQLKDQYAKQGIKLTLMPFFMKAMSLAIKQFPIMNSQVNSDCSELTYFDDHNIGIAVDSKVGLLVPNIKGCQNKSIVQIAQELTKLTDAAREGRVSPAELKGGTITISNIGAIGGTVATPIINKPEVAIVALGKTQLLPRFNAKGEVEGRSLMQISWSGDHRVIDGGTIARFTNLWKSYLEQPSSMLLSMV, from the coding sequence ATGAAAAAAGATTTTATTCTGCCGGATATTGGCGAAGGCATAGTCGAGTGTGAAATCGTTGAATGGCTGGTGAAGGAAGGTGATCGTATCGCCGAAGATCAGCCTGTCTGTGACGTGATGACCGACAAAGCTTTAGTACAAATTCCAGCTGTGTACGATGGTGTGGTTACTAAACTCTATTATGCCAAAGGCGATATAGCCAAAGTGCATGCGCCTTTGTTTGAAATGGACACAGACGGTGTCGCTCCTGCGGCTACACCTGCTTCAGCTACGACGCAAACCGCTCCTGCCGCTGTTGCTACAGGCAAACAGCTGGAAGACTTTATTCTGCCTGATATAGGCGAAGGTATTGTTGAGTGTGAAATTGTCGAGTGGCTGATCAAAGAAGGTGATGTATTAGCCGAAGACCAGCCGGTCTGTGATGTGATGACCGACAAAGCTTTAGTGCAAATACCTGCCAAATATGCCGGCAAAGTAGTCAAGCTGCATTATGCCAAAGGTGAAATTGCTAAAGTACATAGCCCGCTGTTTCAACAGGAAATAGCCGGTGCTTCAACTGCTGCTCCGGCAGTTGTTGCAGCGCCAGTTGCTGCCCCGGTTTGTGCTGCGAAGGCAGCCTCTGTCGCCGCAGCTTCAACTGCAGCTCCAGCAGGCAATGGCAAAGCTTTAGCCAGCCCGGCCGTGCGTCGTTTAGCCCGTGAATTAAGCATCGACTTATCCTTAGTGCCAGGTTCTGGTGACAAAGGCCGGGTGTATAAAGACGATGTCAAAGCTTATGCAAATGGTGGTGCTACTTCTGCTGTAGCCAAAGTTGCCGCAACTCCAGTTAAAGCCGCAACGGCCACAGCTGTTGTGACTAGCACTGGCGGTAGTCGTGTTGAGCCTATCAAAGGCATTAAAGCGGCTATGGCGCGTCAGATGCAGGATTCGGTATCGACTATCCCGCACTTTACCTACTGTGAAGAAATTGATTTAACAGAGCTGATTGCTTTGCGCGGCCAGCTGAAAGATCAATATGCCAAGCAGGGTATTAAGCTGACTCTGATGCCGTTTTTTATGAAAGCCATGTCGCTGGCCATCAAGCAGTTCCCTATTATGAACAGTCAGGTCAACAGCGACTGTTCAGAACTGACGTATTTTGATGACCACAATATTGGTATAGCGGTCGACTCTAAAGTGGGTTTACTGGTGCCAAATATCAAAGGCTGTCAGAACAAGTCGATTGTACAAATTGCCCAAGAGCTGACGAAACTGACTGACGCCGCCCGTGAAGGCCGTGTTAGCCCGGCAGAGCTGAAAGGTGGCACTATCACTATTTCCAACATTGGCGCCATTGGCGGCACTGTGGCGACTCCTATTATCAATAAGCCGGAAGTGGCAATAGTAGCGCTGGGTAAAACTCAGTTGTTGCCACGTTTTAATGCCAAAGGTGAAGTGGAAGGCCGCTCTCTGATGCAAATCAGCTGGTCTGGTGATCACCGCGTCATAGACGGCGGCACCATAGCCCGTTTCACTAACTTGTGGAAAAGCTATCTGGAACAACCGTCATCCATGTTGTTGTCTATGGTCTAA
- a CDS encoding SIMPL domain-containing protein, whose translation MKTKLVALLVCSMSFVALADTPAVKTVTVSGSAVMQAKPDAVRLSMQIQQTSEKVSDAKQKVDDQVAALTKALRKLGVKEEQLNNAPLRIQPDYQHDPERKLPQRYLVSRDITVSLDDLSLYSTVLQQAADLGVTQMNQAEFLVSESDELYQKALQQAFAHAKTKAALLAKANGLTLGSAQKINEQGYAPAPVMKMARAMADGAEVSFGQTDIRAEVSVEFEMNSH comes from the coding sequence ATGAAAACGAAATTAGTAGCTCTTCTGGTCTGTAGTATGAGTTTTGTCGCTTTAGCAGATACGCCAGCGGTAAAAACCGTTACTGTATCTGGTTCTGCTGTAATGCAAGCTAAACCGGATGCCGTGCGTTTAAGTATGCAAATTCAGCAGACCTCTGAGAAAGTCAGTGATGCTAAACAAAAAGTTGATGATCAGGTCGCTGCTTTAACCAAAGCCCTGCGTAAGCTGGGGGTGAAGGAAGAGCAACTGAATAATGCGCCTTTGCGTATTCAACCTGATTATCAGCATGACCCTGAGCGCAAATTACCACAACGTTATTTGGTTAGCCGCGACATCACTGTGTCTTTAGATGATTTATCGCTGTATAGCACAGTGCTGCAACAAGCTGCAGATTTAGGTGTAACTCAGATGAACCAGGCTGAGTTTTTAGTCAGCGAGTCCGATGAGTTGTATCAAAAAGCATTGCAACAAGCTTTTGCTCATGCCAAAACCAAGGCAGCTTTATTAGCAAAAGCCAATGGCTTAACCCTGGGTTCTGCGCAAAAAATCAATGAACAAGGTTATGCTCCTGCACCTGTGATGAAGATGGCTCGCGCTATGGCAGATGGTGCTGAAGTCAGCTTTGGTCAGACCGATATCAGAGCAGAAGTGTCAGTTGAGTTTGAAATGAACAGTCATTGA
- a CDS encoding thiamine pyrophosphate-dependent dehydrogenase E1 component subunit alpha — MTNPNNATISTVHTAEFTSGHALQIPTLRILQDDGSIYPGAEVPQLDQATALKMYDSMQFIRILDERMLAAQRQGRISFYMQCLGEEAATVGSAAALDDKDMIMAQYREQGALRYRGFSLEQFMNQLFSNEKDLGKGRQMPVHYGSRNIYYMTISSPLGTQIPQASGYAYAQKLRGLKNTTICYFGEGAASEGDFHAGLNMAAVHKAPVIFFCRNNGYAISTPANEQFKGDGIACRGVGYGIKAIRVDGADILAVYKATQMARDYALEHEEPILIESIAYRLGAHSSSDDPSGYRSKEEEEMWRKNDPISRFRLWLVKQGWLDEEADKAKSDALRQEILDALKVAEKVAKPGIEHLMSDVYETPIPLLNEQLEELKAHIRKYPDAYPVTAGRFE; from the coding sequence ATGACTAACCCCAATAACGCAACCATCTCTACAGTGCACACAGCTGAGTTTACCAGCGGTCACGCGTTACAAATTCCTACACTGCGCATCCTGCAGGATGACGGTTCTATTTACCCTGGTGCTGAAGTACCACAACTCGACCAAGCCACAGCCCTTAAAATGTACGACAGCATGCAGTTTATCCGCATACTGGACGAACGTATGCTGGCCGCTCAACGTCAGGGTCGTATCAGTTTTTATATGCAGTGTTTAGGCGAAGAAGCCGCCACTGTCGGCAGTGCTGCTGCACTGGATGATAAAGACATGATTATGGCGCAGTACCGTGAACAAGGCGCTTTGCGTTATCGTGGTTTTAGTCTGGAACAGTTTATGAATCAGCTGTTTTCCAACGAAAAAGATTTAGGTAAAGGCCGCCAGATGCCAGTGCATTACGGCAGCAGAAACATTTATTACATGACAATTTCATCACCGCTGGGCACGCAAATTCCTCAGGCCAGTGGTTACGCTTATGCGCAAAAGTTACGCGGACTGAAAAACACCACCATTTGTTATTTTGGTGAAGGTGCAGCTTCTGAAGGTGACTTCCACGCCGGATTAAATATGGCCGCTGTACATAAAGCGCCAGTGATTTTCTTCTGCCGTAACAACGGTTATGCCATTTCAACGCCTGCCAACGAGCAGTTTAAAGGCGATGGTATTGCCTGTCGTGGTGTAGGTTACGGTATCAAAGCTATTCGTGTCGACGGTGCTGATATTCTGGCTGTGTACAAAGCCACTCAAATGGCTCGTGACTATGCTTTGGAACACGAAGAGCCGATTTTAATTGAATCTATCGCTTACCGTTTAGGTGCGCACTCGTCGTCTGATGACCCAAGTGGTTACCGCTCTAAAGAAGAAGAGGAGATGTGGCGTAAAAACGATCCGATTTCCCGTTTCCGTTTATGGCTGGTGAAACAAGGCTGGCTGGACGAAGAAGCTGATAAAGCTAAGTCCGACGCGCTGCGTCAGGAAATTCTGGATGCACTAAAAGTGGCAGAAAAAGTGGCCAAGCCTGGTATCGAACATCTGATGAGTGATGTGTACGAAACACCAATTCCGCTGTTAAACGAACAATTAGAAGAACTAAAAGCACATATCAGAAAGTACCCGGATGCTTATCCGGTGACGGCGGGGAGATTTGAATAA